In Sphingobacterium thalpophilum, a genomic segment contains:
- a CDS encoding FtsX-like permease family protein encodes MVVVQQLDYMRHIKLGYNKDNVLIIPSWPLGKNEKTYYNLLMQDSRIKHVSHSSYLPAGESNNNNFFIYPDGNTDQWVKTIRYDVDEEYIPVMGMQLKEGRNFAKTFGNDSLSVIINETAAKDLGWNDHSLGKILTNKDNKSYRVIGVVKDFHFRSLHEQISPLVMVLSDQAGSLILKTQTADMEKLIQKLASLYRSFPTDIPFSYSFLDERYAQTYQAEVKTGKLLSIFAGLTIFVACLGLFGLAIFTANQRKKEIGIRKVVGATVPDITRMLSTEFVKLVLIAIVISSPLAWWMMHKWLENFAYRIEMQWWMFVLAGALAVFIALITVSSQAIRAALTKPVDSLRDE; translated from the coding sequence GTGGTCGTTGTTCAGCAGCTGGATTATATGCGTCATATTAAACTTGGATATAACAAGGATAATGTCCTTATTATACCGAGCTGGCCTTTGGGAAAAAACGAAAAGACATATTATAATTTATTGATGCAAGACAGCAGGATCAAGCATGTCTCTCATTCGTCCTATCTTCCTGCTGGAGAAAGCAACAACAACAATTTTTTCATTTATCCAGATGGCAATACTGATCAATGGGTCAAAACAATTCGTTACGATGTTGATGAAGAATATATTCCTGTTATGGGTATGCAACTTAAAGAAGGACGGAATTTCGCAAAAACATTTGGTAATGACAGCCTTTCTGTCATCATCAATGAAACCGCGGCAAAAGATCTTGGTTGGAACGATCATAGCCTTGGCAAAATATTGACCAATAAAGACAACAAAAGCTATCGTGTTATTGGTGTCGTTAAGGATTTCCATTTTCGCTCTTTACATGAGCAGATCTCCCCGCTTGTGATGGTTCTTAGCGATCAAGCCGGGAGTTTGATTCTTAAAACCCAAACAGCCGATATGGAGAAGCTCATTCAAAAATTAGCGTCTCTCTATCGTTCCTTTCCGACAGACATTCCATTCAGCTATTCCTTTCTGGATGAGCGATACGCACAAACCTATCAAGCAGAAGTGAAAACGGGTAAGTTACTGAGTATCTTTGCGGGGCTGACTATTTTTGTGGCTTGCCTCGGTTTATTTGGCTTGGCTATTTTTACCGCCAATCAACGCAAAAAGGAAATAGGGATCCGGAAAGTTGTTGGGGCTACAGTTCCCGACATCACACGCATGCTTTCCACTGAATTCGTCAAACTCGTTCTCATTGCCATTGTCATTTCTTCTCCCCTAGCTTGGTGGATGATGCACAAATGGTTAGAAAATTTTGCATACCGTATTGAGATGCAATGGTGGATGTTTGTACTAGCAGGCGCGCTAGCCGTTTTTATTGCTTTAATTACAGTAAGTTCACAAGCGATACGCGCAGCCCTAACAAAACCTGTCGACAGTCTACGTGATGAATAA
- a CDS encoding ABC transporter permease, which yields MNFTNFKIAWRNIGKKKVQNLINLIGLTCGITFLLLVGAYVWDVHQVNSNIKNIDRQFLLQSKYKKEGFGIDLTTLGALPKALHEEYPNLVSNYYRIDGLTGIVANGATIHEEGMSLGDPSLLTMFGFQILAGNANTALNNPFSVVISDKAAIKYFGNEDVLGKSLQIKNFKGEKHDFEITAIIKSDVQNAIMDLTKNMHADIFLPIINEQFFGRSIDNWDNPYIAGYIELKPGVSVERVDAAIETLVRKNTDKEFSNQYSPNLKPLKTYYLDDNQGAVRKMIQTLVWTAIFILIMAIINFINFSIAQHITRLKEIGVRKMMGSSRMQLIRQLMTEYILIVAIAALISLPIYIITSPIFEHVLMRKLPSLVELPIYFFGLLIIMTLFIGLLAGLYPAIKLSNVAILPAVKSQFSTLGGKQLVRKILLFFQFGVALLLLVCTLIISKQVDLFLYSNLGYNKDYLLTVQVPRDWSEDGVRKMETLQQELSQQPEVKSVSLSYETPGLLGSNMQPAFGTTDDREIQVQRISSDSHFLETYEIPLIAGTFLPKHYATNADNRPVVINKKAMDDFGFKNAEQAIGQQIAINDPNYKITIVGVAEDFVANSLHQASPPIIWMDVHESLQYRYLSIRLKQGPLSNAVQQLEKKWKTLLPDAPFEYKFMDERIKNLYENELQLHRASQIATFVSLLIVVLGLTGLISLSIHLRNKEVGIRKVLGASLAHLMLLFSKEYYGIFLFAAFTTVPLSYLLMQYWLQNYIIRVEINAFTYLLPLGTLIGLLSLLVGIIVFRSTRFNPVEKLRDE from the coding sequence ATGAACTTTACAAACTTCAAGATTGCTTGGCGAAATATCGGAAAGAAAAAAGTACAAAATCTGATCAATCTAATTGGATTGACCTGCGGTATTACTTTTCTATTACTTGTAGGTGCTTATGTATGGGATGTACATCAAGTGAATAGCAATATCAAAAATATTGATCGGCAATTTTTGTTGCAAAGCAAGTATAAGAAAGAAGGATTTGGTATTGACTTAACTACATTAGGGGCACTCCCCAAAGCTTTACATGAGGAGTATCCCAACCTGGTCTCCAATTATTATCGGATTGATGGGTTGACCGGTATCGTAGCGAACGGAGCAACAATCCATGAAGAAGGCATGTCTCTTGGAGATCCCAGTCTATTGACGATGTTCGGATTCCAGATTTTAGCAGGCAATGCCAATACCGCTTTGAATAATCCCTTTTCAGTAGTCATCAGTGACAAAGCAGCCATAAAATATTTCGGAAATGAGGATGTACTTGGCAAATCGCTACAAATAAAAAATTTCAAGGGTGAAAAACATGATTTTGAAATTACAGCAATCATTAAATCTGATGTCCAAAACGCCATTATGGATCTCACAAAGAATATGCATGCAGACATATTTTTACCGATCATCAACGAGCAATTCTTTGGCCGATCGATAGACAATTGGGATAACCCTTATATTGCCGGTTATATCGAATTGAAACCAGGTGTAAGTGTGGAGCGCGTAGATGCCGCCATCGAAACGCTGGTAAGAAAGAATACCGATAAAGAGTTTTCCAATCAATACAGCCCTAATTTAAAACCATTGAAAACCTATTATTTGGATGACAACCAAGGGGCCGTCCGCAAAATGATACAGACGTTGGTTTGGACTGCCATTTTCATCTTGATCATGGCCATCATCAATTTCATCAATTTTAGTATCGCTCAGCACATTACGCGATTAAAGGAAATCGGTGTTCGCAAGATGATGGGATCATCTCGCATGCAACTTATTAGACAACTGATGACCGAATATATCCTGATTGTGGCCATAGCAGCATTGATCAGTCTTCCAATTTACATCATCACGAGTCCAATCTTCGAACATGTCTTGATGCGTAAGCTACCCTCGTTGGTGGAATTGCCTATTTACTTTTTTGGTTTACTGATTATAATGACGTTGTTCATTGGTCTACTAGCGGGGCTCTATCCAGCCATTAAACTTTCCAATGTCGCGATACTTCCGGCAGTCAAAAGCCAGTTTTCGACGCTGGGGGGCAAACAACTGGTGCGAAAAATTCTTTTGTTTTTTCAATTTGGGGTAGCCTTGCTCCTGCTTGTCTGCACATTGATTATTTCCAAACAAGTGGACCTATTTCTCTATAGCAATCTAGGTTACAACAAAGACTACTTATTAACCGTTCAGGTACCTAGAGATTGGTCCGAAGATGGTGTTCGCAAAATGGAGACTTTACAACAGGAACTCAGCCAACAGCCAGAAGTAAAATCAGTAAGCTTATCTTATGAAACTCCTGGATTGCTGGGGTCCAATATGCAGCCTGCATTCGGGACGACAGACGACAGAGAAATCCAGGTACAACGGATTTCAAGTGATAGTCACTTTTTGGAAACCTACGAGATACCGCTAATTGCAGGAACTTTTCTTCCTAAACATTATGCAACGAATGCGGATAATAGACCAGTTGTCATCAACAAGAAGGCTATGGATGATTTTGGCTTTAAAAATGCCGAGCAAGCAATTGGTCAGCAAATAGCAATAAATGATCCTAATTACAAAATCACTATTGTGGGCGTTGCTGAAGATTTTGTAGCCAACTCACTGCATCAGGCATCTCCGCCTATTATCTGGATGGATGTACATGAGAGTCTTCAATATCGATACCTTAGCATTCGATTGAAGCAGGGACCTCTTTCCAATGCAGTACAACAGCTCGAAAAAAAATGGAAAACGTTGCTACCTGATGCACCATTCGAATATAAATTTATGGATGAACGCATCAAAAATCTATATGAAAATGAGCTGCAGCTGCATCGCGCTTCCCAGATTGCTACGTTTGTTTCGCTGCTGATTGTTGTATTGGGACTTACCGGATTAATATCGCTTTCCATCCATCTGCGCAATAAAGAAGTCGGCATTCGTAAAGTACTAGGGGCTTCACTAGCACATTTGATGTTGCTCTTTTCAAAAGAGTACTACGGAATCTTCCTATTTGCTGCGTTTACGACAGTTCCACTGAGTTATCTATTGATGCAATACTGGCTACAAAATTACATCATCCGCGTAGAAATCAATGCATTTACTTACTTGTTACCATTGGGTACATTGATTGGATTGCTGAGTTTATTGGTTGGCATTATTGTATTTCGATCAACTCGGTTTAATCCCGTTGAAAAATTAAGAGATGAATAG
- a CDS encoding helix-turn-helix transcriptional regulator, with amino-acid sequence MTKLGEFLEKKSVNKSRIARKTGLSKARINELTMTETAKLRLDEMYLIALAIDTDPAKMMFELCDHLQLKEIEE; translated from the coding sequence ATGACAAAACTAGGTGAATTTTTAGAGAAGAAATCCGTTAATAAATCGCGAATTGCGCGAAAAACGGGTTTAAGTAAGGCAAGAATCAATGAGTTAACGATGACCGAAACGGCCAAATTACGTTTGGATGAAATGTACCTGATCGCATTGGCTATTGATACAGATCCAGCTAAAATGATGTTCGAATTATGTGATCATCTCCAGTTGAAAGAGATTGAAGAGTAA
- a CDS encoding ABC transporter permease — protein sequence MIGNNLKIAWRNMAKNKLYSFIKIGGFAFSIAICILIVLYIKHETSYNKFYPAMDRVYRLVVQLPIEHKIERWVSLSAPVAPTLKAEIPSVEQTGRILPNPLFGAGSNQLSLNNSPDSHYDDGFVYVDQSILDMFPMPMVSGQLSHALDKPNTLVITRSKAEKYFKNNPIGQTIYLNNNKSKAYTITGVIEDMPNNSTLAGYSFFMSLAGEPFYQGEQTAWLNNNYTVYVKLKPNVNVALAEKEISKNYLEIHYLPEYLKSGRKLNPLFKQAKITLQNALDMHLKSADVSDDKVSTLNRGDIRMVWTFATIALFILFIACINFINLSTANAATRAKEIGIRKTIGSSRKLLIGQFLVEAICYSVLSLIIGLFLSWLLLPVFNQLANKSLTIPWIAAYFFPSLLAAILVIGVLAGIYPALYLSKFKPITALKNNVIGAKSSLFRNSLVVFQFATSMILIVGALVTNKQINYILDKDLGFDKDQVVVLRGIGTLSKQLPSLKNELKSLPDVASVSLSDFLPVPIDGAKRNGNPFWIDGRRDLDMATQGQFWEIDQDYLSTFGLHLNKGRNFDPTRATDSSSAIINQKLADELQLKNPIGAKITNGNTWTIIGVVDDFIFESLKEKGYAGLCMTLQGNPSLLSIKVKSQHLKKTIADITAVWDKFAPNQQINYSFLDEGFEALYQDVERTKNIFTCFALVAIFVAALGLFGLATYVTQQRTKEIGVRKVLGASAIRLLRLLSGDFIKLVFVALVIATPVAWWAMNQWLTNFNYRIEINWLYFILAGMSAILIALGTISYQTWKAIRANPVDSLRDE from the coding sequence ATGATAGGAAATAATCTCAAAATAGCTTGGCGGAATATGGCAAAAAACAAGCTATATTCATTCATCAAGATTGGCGGCTTTGCCTTTAGTATTGCCATCTGTATTCTTATTGTTTTATATATAAAACATGAGACGAGCTATAATAAGTTTTATCCGGCGATGGATAGAGTTTACCGTTTGGTCGTTCAGTTACCTATTGAGCATAAAATCGAGCGCTGGGTTTCACTTTCTGCCCCTGTGGCGCCGACCCTGAAAGCAGAAATCCCGTCCGTTGAGCAAACGGGACGCATTCTACCAAACCCTTTATTCGGTGCGGGCAGTAACCAATTGTCATTAAATAACAGCCCTGATAGCCATTATGATGATGGATTTGTCTATGTCGATCAGTCCATTCTCGACATGTTTCCTATGCCCATGGTTTCGGGCCAGCTGTCCCACGCACTTGACAAGCCCAACACATTGGTAATCACCAGAAGCAAAGCCGAAAAATATTTTAAAAATAATCCAATTGGACAAACGATCTATCTCAACAACAATAAGTCGAAAGCCTATACCATCACTGGGGTAATTGAAGATATGCCCAACAATTCGACCCTTGCCGGTTATAGTTTTTTTATGTCGCTCGCTGGAGAGCCTTTTTATCAAGGTGAACAGACTGCTTGGCTCAATAACAATTATACCGTCTATGTCAAATTAAAACCCAACGTAAATGTTGCACTGGCAGAAAAAGAAATTTCAAAGAATTACTTAGAAATACATTATCTCCCTGAATATCTAAAATCTGGACGTAAACTTAATCCGCTTTTCAAGCAGGCAAAAATAACCCTACAGAATGCCCTCGATATGCATCTAAAATCTGCGGATGTAAGCGACGATAAAGTGAGTACATTGAACAGAGGGGATATTCGCATGGTTTGGACCTTCGCAACTATAGCCTTATTTATTTTGTTCATTGCCTGTATTAACTTCATCAACTTATCGACAGCAAATGCAGCAACAAGAGCAAAAGAAATTGGTATCCGTAAGACTATTGGCTCCTCCAGGAAGCTGCTTATTGGACAATTTCTTGTTGAAGCAATCTGTTATAGTGTACTGTCACTGATTATCGGGCTCTTTCTAAGCTGGCTACTACTACCCGTATTCAACCAACTAGCCAACAAATCCTTGACCATTCCCTGGATAGCGGCATACTTCTTTCCTTCTCTTTTGGCGGCTATATTGGTGATCGGCGTCCTTGCCGGAATCTACCCAGCATTGTACCTATCCAAATTTAAACCAATCACTGCACTGAAAAACAACGTCATTGGTGCCAAATCTTCGCTTTTTAGGAATAGTTTGGTTGTCTTTCAATTCGCAACCTCAATGATCCTTATCGTTGGCGCATTGGTGACCAATAAACAGATAAACTACATATTAGACAAAGATCTGGGATTTGACAAGGACCAAGTTGTTGTGCTTCGCGGAATTGGAACATTATCGAAACAGCTTCCAAGTTTAAAAAATGAGCTAAAAAGCCTCCCAGATGTTGCTTCAGTTTCCCTGAGTGATTTTCTCCCTGTACCCATCGATGGTGCCAAACGAAATGGCAATCCGTTCTGGATTGATGGTAGAAGAGATCTCGATATGGCTACACAGGGCCAATTTTGGGAAATCGATCAGGATTATCTGAGCACATTCGGTCTTCATTTAAATAAAGGACGAAATTTTGATCCCACGAGAGCCACCGATAGCAGTTCGGCTATTATCAATCAAAAGTTGGCCGACGAACTTCAATTAAAGAATCCCATTGGTGCAAAAATCACCAATGGCAATACCTGGACGATCATTGGCGTAGTAGATGATTTTATTTTTGAGTCGTTGAAGGAGAAGGGGTATGCAGGACTTTGTATGACATTACAAGGCAATCCTTCCCTACTCTCTATTAAGGTAAAATCGCAACATCTCAAAAAGACAATCGCTGATATCACAGCAGTATGGGACAAATTTGCACCAAATCAACAAATTAACTACAGCTTTTTGGACGAAGGTTTCGAGGCCCTTTATCAAGATGTGGAACGGACCAAGAATATATTCACTTGTTTCGCTCTTGTTGCCATTTTTGTCGCTGCACTCGGGCTTTTCGGCCTTGCAACGTATGTGACACAACAACGAACCAAAGAAATTGGCGTACGTAAGGTACTTGGAGCCAGTGCGATCAGATTACTCCGATTATTGTCTGGAGATTTTATAAAATTGGTGTTTGTAGCCTTGGTCATTGCCACACCTGTTGCGTGGTGGGCAATGAACCAATGGCTTACTAATTTTAACTATCGAATCGAAATAAATTGGCTATACTTCATTCTTGCAGGTATGAGTGCCATTTTAATTGCTTTAGGCACAATCAGCTATCAGACTTGGAAAGCCATTCGCGCCAATCCGGTGGATAGCCTGCGTGATGAATAA
- a CDS encoding ABC transporter permease, whose product MIGNNLKIAWRNMANNKLYSIIKIGGFAFSIAICILIVLYIRHETSYDKMYPDMDRVFRLIVSAPDGDKVRQTFAFPAPAAKTLQEEIPSVELAGRILPNTLFGAGSNLFTVNGRAENYLDKGFVYVDQSILEIFPLPVVQGQLSHALDKPNAIVITKSRAEKYFKGNAVGQTIYLNNNKSILYNITAVIDDVPNNSSLYGYDYFISLAGEPFYPGEQNNWGATNYITYVKLKENADIANAQGSISKNYIQDNYILINKKNGMKISPEMMQSTVLLQNALDMHLHSKNISEYGMATQYQSDIKMVWIFAGIAFFILLIACINFINLSTANAATRAKEIGIRKTIGSNRKTLIIQFMTEAICYSLISLLIGLLLAFLLLPLFNNLANKALFIPWTVWYFVPSLILSMLFIGILAWLIPSVLFIRISADQRIKKQIGYES is encoded by the coding sequence ATGATAGGAAATAATTTAAAGATCGCTTGGCGAAATATGGCCAACAACAAACTTTACTCGATCATCAAGATCGGCGGGTTCGCTTTTAGTATTGCCATTTGCATTCTTATTGTACTGTACATTCGCCATGAAACCAGTTATGACAAAATGTATCCCGACATGGACCGTGTTTTCCGTCTTATCGTTTCGGCACCCGATGGTGATAAAGTGAGGCAAACCTTTGCCTTTCCTGCCCCAGCAGCTAAAACCTTGCAAGAGGAAATCCCAAGTGTAGAATTAGCCGGCCGCATTTTACCCAATACATTATTTGGTGCCGGAAGCAATCTATTTACGGTAAATGGCCGCGCAGAGAATTACCTTGATAAAGGATTTGTTTATGTCGATCAGTCCATTTTGGAAATATTTCCACTTCCGGTCGTACAAGGACAGCTATCACATGCGCTGGACAAACCCAATGCGATAGTCATTACCAAAAGTAGGGCTGAGAAATATTTCAAAGGAAATGCCGTAGGGCAGACGATCTATCTCAACAATAATAAAAGTATTTTATATAACATAACGGCTGTCATCGATGATGTTCCGAACAATTCCAGCCTCTATGGTTATGATTATTTTATATCCCTTGCAGGCGAACCATTTTACCCGGGTGAACAAAACAATTGGGGCGCAACAAATTACATTACCTATGTAAAACTGAAGGAGAATGCAGATATTGCCAACGCACAGGGTAGCATTTCAAAAAACTATATTCAGGACAATTATATTCTGATTAATAAAAAAAATGGAATGAAAATATCGCCCGAAATGATGCAATCAACGGTATTACTTCAAAACGCCCTTGATATGCACCTGCACTCGAAGAATATTTCGGAATATGGAATGGCGACACAATATCAAAGCGACATTAAGATGGTCTGGATATTTGCTGGCATTGCATTTTTTATATTATTGATTGCCTGTATAAACTTCATCAACTTATCAACGGCGAATGCAGCAACACGAGCCAAAGAAATCGGGATTCGAAAAACCATTGGATCCAATCGAAAGACACTGATTATCCAATTTATGACCGAAGCGATATGTTACAGTCTTATTTCACTTCTTATAGGGTTATTATTAGCCTTCCTGTTATTACCACTATTTAACAATCTAGCCAACAAAGCGCTGTTTATACCGTGGACAGTGTGGTACTTTGTGCCTTCGCTGATTTTGAGCATGTTGTTCATCGGTATCCTCGCTTGGCTTATACCCAGCGTTCTATTTATCAGGATTTCAGCCGATCAACGCATTAAAAAGCAAATCGGTTACGAATCCTAA